In a single window of the Litorilituus sediminis genome:
- a CDS encoding four-helix bundle copper-binding protein, producing MSVNVKENSNSRRNLLKGLVAGSAALAAGSVMAKADHSHHHHHKVKPLNKALIDIANECAQHGDECIAHCLEMFTMGDTTLAKCAQTVNEMVIMCRALAKMASYQSEQVKALAPIVIDVCQICADECGKHDKHQQCKACAQSCLDCIKELKKIV from the coding sequence ATGTCTGTTAATGTAAAAGAAAATTCAAATTCACGCAGAAACTTACTCAAAGGCCTAGTCGCCGGTAGCGCGGCATTAGCAGCTGGCTCTGTTATGGCTAAAGCCGATCACTCTCATCACCATCACCACAAAGTGAAGCCGCTCAATAAGGCGCTTATCGATATTGCTAATGAATGTGCTCAGCACGGTGATGAATGTATTGCCCACTGTCTGGAAATGTTCACTATGGGTGATACTACCTTAGCCAAGTGCGCGCAAACCGTGAATGAAATGGTGATTATGTGCCGCGCCCTTGCCAAAATGGCCAGTTATCAATCTGAGCAAGTTAAGGCGCTTGCACCAATTGTTATTGATGTCTGCCAAATCTGTGCTGATGAATGCGGCAAGCATGACAAACACCAGCAATGTAAAGCTTGTGCGCAATCATGTTTAGATTGCATTAAAGAATTAAAGAAAATAGTATAA
- the modC gene encoding molybdenum ABC transporter ATP-binding protein: MMSNNSEATLTKSACQTEHIQLAFNLSYHRQDNAKDSFSLSINATVPAKGITAIFGHSGSGKTTLLRCIAGLEPSAKGQLQIAGDTWQDDNYFMPTHKRSLGYVFQEASLFDHLTAKGNLDFAIKRADKPFDQALYQKVLMIMGIEGLLSRFPSQLSGGERQRVAIARALLIQPQILLMDEPLAALDLARKQEILPYLEKLRDNIDIPILYVSHAMDEVARLADHTLMLEKGQLIAQGEVSQVFSRLDLPGQFQQDTGVIIKAQVLEKDEQWHLMRVAFSGGDLWLKDSGETVSQTVRVRVLARDISLALSAQQDSSILNRLQASVIEIKEDNNEALALVRLQVGEEFLLARLTRRSLAHLQITVGKQVWAQVKSVAIVY; the protein is encoded by the coding sequence ATGATGAGTAATAACAGTGAGGCAACATTGACTAAGTCTGCATGTCAAACTGAGCATATTCAATTAGCCTTTAATTTGTCCTATCACAGGCAAGATAATGCTAAAGACAGTTTTTCTTTATCGATAAATGCCACAGTACCAGCTAAAGGAATTACTGCAATTTTTGGTCACTCCGGCTCAGGTAAAACCACCTTACTTAGATGCATTGCCGGCCTTGAGCCGAGTGCCAAAGGGCAATTACAAATTGCTGGTGATACTTGGCAAGATGATAACTACTTTATGCCAACGCATAAACGCTCATTAGGTTATGTCTTTCAAGAGGCGAGCTTATTTGACCATTTAACGGCAAAAGGCAACTTAGACTTTGCCATTAAACGAGCGGATAAGCCATTTGATCAGGCGCTTTATCAAAAAGTGCTTATGATTATGGGTATTGAGGGATTATTGTCGCGCTTCCCTAGTCAGTTGTCAGGCGGTGAGCGTCAGCGGGTTGCCATAGCTAGAGCGCTACTGATCCAGCCGCAAATTTTATTGATGGATGAGCCGTTGGCAGCACTTGATTTAGCGCGAAAACAAGAAATTTTACCTTACCTTGAAAAGCTTAGGGATAATATTGATATCCCAATTTTATACGTTAGCCATGCAATGGATGAAGTCGCGCGTCTTGCCGATCATACCTTGATGTTAGAAAAAGGTCAGCTAATAGCCCAAGGGGAGGTTAGCCAAGTTTTCTCTCGGTTGGATTTACCGGGACAATTTCAGCAAGATACTGGCGTTATCATTAAAGCTCAAGTGCTTGAAAAAGATGAACAGTGGCACTTAATGCGAGTTGCGTTTTCTGGTGGTGACTTGTGGTTAAAAGACAGCGGTGAAACCGTTTCGCAAACTGTACGCGTGCGGGTGTTGGCTAGGGATATCAGTTTGGCTTTGTCGGCGCAGCAAGACTCCAGTATTTTAAACCGTTTGCAAGCGAGCGTTATCGAAATCAAAGAAGATAACAATGAAGCCTTAGCATTAGTTCGCTTGCAAGTAGGTGAAGAATTTTTGCTTGCAAGGTTAACCCGCCGCTCTTTAGCGCATCTGCAAATAACCGTGGGTAAACAAGTTTGGGCGCAGGTAAAATCTGTTGCTATTGTTTATTAG
- a CDS encoding SDR family NAD(P)-dependent oxidoreductase has product MKLIGKKILITGVTSGIGLRLIEQLYQNNTLYIVARSQDKINTLLKSFPNIQAFNTDLSDIDSLQAMVKNIKQQTESLDILINNAAVQYTPMFTEADFCYQSISREVNTNFTSICCLCYLLLPLLNTGSPAVILNVNSGLALAPKTSSAVYCATKAALDNFSQALSNQLINTHIEVLQAFLPVVDTAMTYGRSENKITSLQAAKKIINGIESSKQNNDIGKVKLLRLLMRYLPFLGRRIMRGY; this is encoded by the coding sequence GCAAAAAAATTCTAATTACAGGTGTCACTTCCGGTATAGGTTTGCGCTTAATTGAGCAACTCTATCAAAATAACACTCTCTATATAGTTGCGCGCAGTCAGGACAAAATCAATACCTTGCTAAAAAGCTTCCCAAATATCCAGGCATTTAATACAGATCTTAGTGATATTGACAGCTTGCAAGCAATGGTTAAAAACATCAAGCAGCAGACGGAGAGCTTAGATATTCTCATTAACAATGCCGCAGTGCAATATACCCCTATGTTCACTGAAGCTGACTTTTGTTACCAAAGTATTAGCAGGGAAGTGAATACTAACTTCACTTCGATTTGTTGTTTATGTTACTTGCTATTGCCTTTATTAAATACAGGTAGTCCAGCAGTGATTTTAAATGTTAATTCAGGTTTAGCGTTGGCGCCCAAAACCTCATCGGCAGTGTATTGCGCGACTAAAGCAGCTTTGGATAATTTTTCTCAGGCGTTAAGCAATCAACTTATCAACACACACATTGAGGTCTTGCAAGCCTTTCTGCCCGTAGTTGATACCGCAATGACCTATGGACGCAGCGAAAATAAAATCACTAGCTTGCAAGCTGCAAAGAAAATCATTAACGGGATAGAGAGCAGCAAGCAAAATAATGATATTGGTAAGGTGAAATTGCTGCGGCTACTTATGCGTTATCTACCATTTTTAGGGCGCCGTATTATGAGGGGGTATTAA
- a CDS encoding DMT family transporter: MPASLALIIATFLWGSSFIALKYAINIYDPAFVIFFRMLTTLVLCLCLWPWVKKFSYQTGDWKYLLSMSLAEPCLYYLFEGNAMKYTSASQAGVLVSCFPLLVAVVAYFMLKEKITKQLAIGFSFCIGGGILLTLVSENSSHAPNPAWGNFLEFLAMVCAAYYAVSVKKLSTRYAPLTLIALQGIAGSLFFGPFLFFIDIPTPHDITALAGIFYLGAFVTIGAYGMYNYAITKVSVLTAAAFTNLIPIFTLGLSALMLGESLDLSQWLCIFMVFIGVYISQRRTRKGLID; encoded by the coding sequence ATGCCAGCAAGTTTAGCGCTTATTATCGCCACCTTTTTATGGGGCAGCTCATTTATCGCCTTAAAGTATGCCATTAATATTTATGATCCCGCCTTTGTTATCTTTTTTCGCATGCTAACCACCTTAGTGTTGTGTTTGTGCTTATGGCCTTGGGTGAAAAAGTTTAGCTATCAAACTGGTGATTGGAAGTATTTACTGAGTATGTCATTAGCTGAACCCTGCCTCTATTATTTATTTGAGGGTAACGCTATGAAGTACACCTCAGCTTCACAGGCAGGCGTTTTGGTCTCTTGTTTTCCACTCCTTGTCGCTGTTGTTGCTTATTTCATGTTAAAAGAAAAAATCACTAAGCAATTAGCCATAGGGTTTAGCTTTTGTATTGGTGGTGGTATTTTGCTAACGCTAGTGTCAGAAAATTCCAGTCATGCACCTAATCCAGCTTGGGGTAATTTTCTTGAATTTTTAGCCATGGTTTGTGCTGCTTACTATGCTGTTAGTGTAAAAAAATTATCAACACGTTATGCGCCATTAACACTCATTGCCTTACAAGGCATTGCTGGCTCACTCTTTTTTGGACCTTTCCTCTTCTTTATCGATATACCAACGCCACATGATATCACGGCATTAGCCGGTATTTTTTATCTTGGTGCCTTTGTTACGATTGGTGCTTATGGCATGTATAACTACGCCATCACTAAAGTGTCGGTATTAACCGCTGCCGCCTTTACCAACTTAATTCCTATATTCACCTTAGGTTTATCAGCACTTATGCTAGGGGAAAGCTTAGACTTAAGCCAATGGCTGTGTATTTTTATGGTCTTTATTGGTGTTTATATCAGCCAAAGACGAACGCGCAAAGGCCTTATAGATTAA
- a CDS encoding ABC transporter permease, with protein MFRWSLSIKDGLVALARMLIQLLIIGYALNWIFAVDTPLIILSLLAVMLIVACSIALRPIKDKQLHSYSNALAAIALGGGLTLGFIIVWVLESQPWYKPDTIIPLAGMVFASAMNTVSICGERFSMELNHTSCVETAKKQAFQAGLIPLFNTLLAVGLVTLPGMMTGQIFSGVSPLIAVRYQIVVMCMLTGAAGISAAIFLQLSANRVQGKQEAQPNKQ; from the coding sequence ATGTTTCGTTGGTCTTTATCAATAAAAGATGGACTAGTAGCCTTAGCGCGTATGCTAATTCAATTACTAATAATTGGTTATGCGTTAAATTGGATTTTCGCCGTAGATACACCGCTGATCATTTTATCCTTACTTGCAGTTATGCTGATTGTCGCTTGCTCTATAGCCCTGCGCCCTATTAAAGATAAACAGTTGCACAGTTATAGCAACGCGCTTGCTGCCATTGCATTAGGTGGCGGCTTAACGCTTGGCTTTATTATTGTTTGGGTACTGGAAAGTCAACCTTGGTACAAACCTGATACCATTATTCCACTGGCGGGCATGGTCTTTGCCAGCGCAATGAATACCGTCAGTATATGCGGCGAGCGATTTTCAATGGAGTTAAACCATACCTCTTGTGTAGAGACTGCAAAAAAACAAGCCTTTCAAGCAGGATTAATTCCTTTATTTAATACTTTACTCGCCGTTGGCTTAGTGACCTTACCCGGCATGATGACAGGACAAATTTTCTCAGGGGTATCGCCCTTAATTGCGGTGCGCTATCAAATTGTGGTTATGTGTATGCTAACCGGTGCTGCTGGCATTTCAGCGGCAATATTTTTGCAGCTTTCGGCTAATAGGGTTCAGGGCAAGCAAGAAGCCCAGCCTAATAAACAATAG
- the modA gene encoding molybdate ABC transporter substrate-binding protein gives MRFLNLVLGLILCLFFSLSASAERITIAVASNFTAPMKSLVAAFEQTSKHKVRVAYGSSGKFYAQIKQGAPFALFFSADQAKVSALIAQGLADEKSRFTYAVGRLVLWSNRDNLFLDGQHFLATDNYNKLALANPRLAPYGSAALEVLSSLGLLQQSKAKWVQGENIAQTYQFIHSGNAELGFVALSQVMRTGKVAHGSYWQVPSQLHQPIKQDAIVLNSAKNSAAAKAFISFMHSKAAKQIIAQYGYEHV, from the coding sequence ATGCGTTTCCTAAATTTAGTACTTGGCTTAATACTTTGTTTGTTTTTTTCTCTGTCTGCCAGTGCCGAGCGTATTACCATAGCTGTGGCGTCAAATTTTACTGCGCCAATGAAAAGTTTAGTGGCTGCATTTGAGCAAACATCAAAGCATAAGGTTCGTGTCGCTTATGGCTCATCAGGTAAGTTTTATGCGCAAATAAAGCAAGGTGCGCCTTTTGCGTTATTTTTCTCGGCAGATCAAGCTAAGGTTAGCGCTTTGATTGCACAAGGATTAGCTGATGAAAAGTCCCGTTTTACTTATGCGGTTGGCCGGTTAGTGTTATGGTCTAATCGTGATAACTTGTTTTTAGATGGTCAGCATTTTTTAGCAACAGATAATTATAATAAGTTAGCACTAGCTAACCCTAGGCTTGCTCCTTATGGTAGTGCCGCGCTAGAGGTCTTGTCATCTTTGGGTTTATTACAGCAAAGCAAAGCTAAATGGGTGCAAGGGGAAAACATCGCGCAAACCTACCAGTTTATTCACAGTGGTAATGCTGAGCTTGGCTTTGTTGCATTATCACAGGTTATGCGCACCGGTAAAGTGGCTCATGGTAGTTATTGGCAAGTGCCAAGTCAGCTGCATCAACCGATAAAACAAGATGCCATAGTGCTAAACTCGGCTAAAAATAGTGCTGCGGCTAAAGCATTTATTAGCTTTATGCACAGTAAAGCGGCAAAGCAGATAATCGCACAGTATGGTTATGAGCATGTATAG
- the modB gene encoding molybdate ABC transporter permease subunit produces MFSEADLSAIWLTLKLATIVTILLMIIGTPIAWWLARTHSPFKGVISTLVALPLVLPPTVLGFYLLLAMGPNGFIGQFTQALGLGTLPFTFWGLVVASIFYSMPFVVQPIQNAIESLGKRPLEAAATLRAGPWDSFFNVVLPLAKPGFITAAILGFAHTVGEFGVILMIGGNIPDETRVVSVQIYDHVEALDYAQAHVLSLSMIAFAFIVLFSLYWFQGKRGVKVMKLGG; encoded by the coding sequence ATGTTTAGTGAAGCTGATTTAAGCGCCATTTGGTTAACGTTAAAGCTAGCAACAATAGTCACTATCTTGTTGATGATTATTGGCACGCCAATCGCTTGGTGGTTAGCAAGAACTCACTCACCGTTTAAGGGGGTTATCTCAACCCTTGTTGCCTTACCTTTAGTCTTGCCGCCAACTGTTTTGGGTTTTTATTTATTATTAGCTATGGGGCCAAATGGTTTTATTGGTCAGTTTACTCAAGCACTGGGTTTAGGCACATTGCCTTTTACTTTTTGGGGCTTAGTGGTTGCCTCTATTTTTTACTCTATGCCGTTTGTTGTTCAGCCTATTCAAAATGCTATTGAGAGTTTAGGCAAAAGGCCTCTTGAGGCCGCTGCTACCTTAAGAGCTGGCCCTTGGGATAGCTTTTTTAACGTGGTATTGCCCTTAGCAAAACCGGGTTTTATCACCGCAGCTATTTTGGGCTTTGCTCATACGGTAGGTGAGTTTGGCGTTATTTTAATGATAGGCGGTAATATTCCTGATGAAACTCGCGTGGTTTCTGTGCAAATTTATGATCATGTTGAAGCGCTTGATTATGCTCAAGCTCATGTGTTATCGCTCAGTATGATAGCCTTTGCTTTTATTGTTTTGTTTAGCTTGTACTGGTTTCAGGGAAAGCGAGGCGTAAAAGTAATGAAGCTAGGTGGCTAA
- a CDS encoding TVP38/TMEM64 family protein, translating into MKALIKLMAMLFFIFALTFVLIKLTGVISIEKIELWLNKANSMDVSIVAAIIIVLLFADLFIAMPTLTLMLLSGYFLGASYGAIIAILGVTSAGISGYWLSYFWGDKLERLLIKKKPDRLAAREQFSQYGVLMIILSRAMPILPEISACLAGLTRMPFLTFLSAWLVSSIPYAVIATYAGSISTLDNPKPAIITAILLSATLWAAWYFTQKSPKFKKVNKA; encoded by the coding sequence ATGAAAGCACTTATTAAACTGATGGCTATGTTGTTTTTTATTTTTGCACTTACCTTTGTTTTAATTAAATTAACAGGCGTGATAAGCATTGAAAAAATAGAGCTATGGTTGAATAAAGCAAACTCGATGGATGTAAGTATTGTTGCTGCGATAATCATAGTGTTACTCTTTGCTGACTTGTTTATTGCCATGCCGACTTTAACGCTTATGCTACTTTCAGGTTACTTTCTAGGTGCAAGCTATGGCGCAATTATTGCCATTTTAGGGGTTACATCAGCTGGTATTAGCGGCTATTGGCTTAGTTACTTCTGGGGCGATAAGCTAGAGAGATTGCTTATAAAAAAGAAGCCAGACAGGTTGGCGGCACGAGAGCAATTTTCTCAATATGGAGTGCTAATGATAATACTATCGAGAGCTATGCCGATATTACCTGAGATATCGGCATGTTTAGCTGGCCTAACAAGAATGCCATTTTTAACCTTTCTTAGTGCTTGGTTAGTGAGCTCAATACCTTATGCCGTAATTGCTACTTATGCGGGTTCTATTAGTACACTTGATAACCCAAAACCAGCAATAATTACTGCTATTTTACTCTCTGCAACGTTATGGGCTGCATGGTACTTTACTCAAAAATCGCCTAAGTTTAAAAAAGTTAATAAAGCTTAA
- a CDS encoding DUF2141 domain-containing protein: MNRIVYCLTMMASQTLAIQAVASSENSIFVGDTAIEADTELNLVVEGIDVSRPGSIMVMLFAQSGFPKEHDKALDTQILPVEHSKLSFSFTKVPSEFAIKVLHDEDNSQKVTKNWTQIIPAEGLGFSNGAKLGFGPPSFKQAKLKKNQQLGTISIRIIYP; the protein is encoded by the coding sequence ATGAATCGCATTGTTTATTGTTTAACTATGATGGCGAGTCAAACATTGGCCATACAAGCTGTAGCTTCATCTGAAAATTCCATATTCGTTGGGGATACTGCTATTGAAGCTGATACTGAGCTTAATTTGGTTGTTGAAGGCATAGATGTTTCTAGACCAGGCAGCATTATGGTGATGTTATTCGCCCAATCTGGTTTTCCTAAAGAGCATGATAAAGCGCTTGATACTCAAATATTACCTGTTGAACATAGTAAATTGTCGTTTAGCTTTACTAAGGTGCCAAGTGAATTTGCTATCAAAGTGTTACATGACGAAGACAACTCTCAAAAAGTCACTAAAAACTGGACTCAAATAATACCAGCTGAAGGGTTGGGTTTTTCCAATGGCGCCAAACTAGGTTTTGGACCACCAAGCTTTAAGCAAGCCAAACTAAAGAAAAACCAGCAATTAGGCACTATTTCAATTCGTATTATTTATCCTTAG